The Mugil cephalus isolate CIBA_MC_2020 chromosome 8, CIBA_Mcephalus_1.1, whole genome shotgun sequence genome segment GGGATCATCTGGAAACTGTAGGCATCATAAAGCCTGAAAAGTCCAACAGGGTGAAAAGTTAGAAGGTCTGCAGTGGACAGATCGACCGAGGACAGAGACAACGTTAGAGGGCTGATGAAAAACAAGATTGATTAATTAAACACTGGTCTAGATATGATCACTATGACCAACTGGCTCTTAAATGTAGTATTTGAGGTCTATGATCAGGccaaacattatgaccaccttcctagtattgtgtggatctcccttgtgcctccagaactattgtgactcatcagagaatggacatgggccttcgtcaatgttattaacttctaccgtcagtggtcaaaatgttgtggctgatcggtgtatgcagAGCCGtcctgcttgtgtgtgtctctttacAGCGAGAGGTTGGACAAATTAAACCAACCATCTGATTCAAATCATCTTGACTTGACGAGTTCTTCGCCAGTCACTGCTTCTCATAACCAGCAGAGGGCGGTAATTCTCCAAACTACACTGGATCTCTCACATTTGGATCACGATAtcattatttaatgttgttAGATGTGATTATTATTCATCAGATGTAGCAAAAGAATCAAACTACAACTACTGTTCCTGCAGTGAAATCTATTCAGACTCACTAGGTTCACATGTACACTCCGTCTCACCTTGCCAGTAATGGATTTGTCACTTTGCTGAACTCTAAGCACATGAACCTGCCACCAGGCTTCAGGACCCGCAGCGCCTCCTGCAGGGCCTAAAAGGTAattcatcaacaacaaaaagccaAATATTAGAAATATATGGAAACAAGTTGTGTAGATATtttggtttattgttgtttttatagaaCATGATGCAGAAAAATGTGCTTAAGATCATTTTAAATTGGTATCAACAGTTTTTCCAGCAGAGCTTCCTCAGAGCAGACAGTGGTGCAGAGTCGGGTGGTGTCGTTGCAGTGACTCGTTATCTAGTTTCTAAGCTAcactgataaaaacataaaaaataagctGGAATTTCCCTGTTATAATATAACTCTTACATATTCCTGCCAGGCGTCATCCTCAGTTTAGTTTTATATCATCTGAGCACAACGTTAGCTAAGCTAAGTTTGTGACATTCATTCTTTGtaaactttattaaattaattcaattgacttaaacaaaaacaaacagcagtttgGTCACTAAGAAACGTAAGAATTGCAAAACTTATGAAATGAGAATTCAtttctcaaaaacaaatttaattctCTAAGTCCTTCCATTAAAACACATATTAAAGCTTAGTtcttaaaggtcccatattatacattttttcaaccATTTCACGTAGGTGTCAAAGAtcaaacatcattgttttcaaagtgttttacCTCAAATTCACATACACAGACTATGGGGTTATATAAAACCTTTATAAAGTGGATTTTGCacaatatgggacctttaaggTAAAATATTGCATTTGAAAGGGAGTAAGATGAGGGATAAATATtctgtcagtgtctgtgttttagaGAAAAGTTCAGTCAGTTACCTGATCTATGTGAGTGACGTTACGAATGCCAAAGGCGATGGTGTAAATATCAAACTGGTCATCGTCGAAGGGCAGCTCCTCTGCATCCCCCACCACCCACGACAgacctgacacaaacacacaaacacacaacggCTCAGGTGAAAATTCTGCTCTCATCTTTATCCAAGTCATTTAGACTCTTTGTTCCATCCACTTGTAGctttaactgttttttattttttaacttgtgACAGTCGCTGGCAGTCGTTCTGCTTCGTAACCTTGCGAGGTTGAAGGGAAACCTCCCAGACTTCTGATTAGACTGTTTGCATCCAGTCTGCGACCTCAGCAGAATGATAAGAgggatgtttctgtttctggccggaaccaattttatttatactgataCGTGACATTATTTAAGGCTGTTTGACATCCAGTGAATTCACTGTGACGGCTTCATCCGAGCTCAGCTTATGTCACGCAATATATTTACAAGCAGATCACAGGCTGGTATGAACCAAAGAGCTTCACTTGAGTCAAAAGATCCTCTGCAGACTCACGATATTAACTTTGGAACAGTTGCACAATTTGCACAATTAATTGctaaattattatatatttttttctcattgtttttgaGACTTGTTTGACTTCGAGaccttgttttgtcatttttacagaTCCTTCTTGCACAGTTATCTGCTTTTTTGCACTGTCTATCTTGCAATAACTACCTCATTGTCCACATTCACCATCTTAACAATTatattcaaattatttttgtacatatttctcacctaattctgtgctactgtgacaCAGTAATTTCccatatgtgggataaataaacgttgTCTTATGTTTTATGTCGTTCTGTGAGTTATTTTTACGTTACTGTTTTAAAATACTACTCTCACATACATACCATCGTCACTTTCATTCACCACAATTACTAATGACATTAATTTGTGCTTTTACTTGTATATATTGTAGGTTTTGTCTgctacagatttttttattttcaatgttGCTGCAGCTCTTAATTTGAACCAGCGAGCTGCTAAattacattgttgttttttaccacACAATCGCAATAAAAACTTGTTCTCATAACTCATAAGAACTTCTGCCTTTAAGCACTGGACAGTTTTTGTTACTTGTGTAGTTATGGATCCATTTTTTGCCACTTCTCTAAGGCTCACAGTTTTCTACAGATAGAGATGAGAAATTCAGATTATGTCTCAGTTTCTCAGATTCCTTGAAAACACTGTAGCCAAACTGAGGATAACTGTGCAGTTTAACATGAACGGGGCACCTGAACTAATGcgtgtgtgtaaaaatgttcaCTAAAACCGACCAgttgaaggaaaacaaatgatctGAGCTGAAGTTAGAGTCTCACCGGCACTGATGCCCACGCTGTCGGCTTTCTGCTTGCCCACTTTCAGCATCTCCTTGTTAATGTCACAGACGACAGCTCTAGACACCCGAGGCTCTTCCTCCGTGGTGTAGCCGTTAGAAATGTCCTGCCACGAGGGCGTCTGGCTGGACCGGGCCGCCCTCCGCTTCTGCCGCTCCCGCTGAGACTGGATGTACTCGAGGAAACGGAAAGCAATGTCACCTGCAGAGGTGAGAGGAGCATCACGACACAAGCTGAAGCGTGACGCCAGCAGAGCTTTCAGTCTGATGCTCTTCAGACGGACAAACGTCGGCCTACCTGTTCCACCGGCCACGTCCAGGAGCTGAGCGCCAGGCTGTGGGTGCATGACGTGCAGCAGCGTGTCCTTCCACAGTCGATGAATCCCCAGACTCATGGCGTCATTCATGACGTCGTACTTCTGAGCCACATTCTCAAACACCTTATACACTGACAAAGGTAACGGACAGAGAGAAcataaaccgatcagccacaacattatgaccgcagAAGACAGGagtaaaagtaaacacacagccatccccagcaggatgcagcccggcacagacacacacacacacacacacacaaaccctttTAGGaacaggcctccaaattcacattCAAGTCCATCAGTACACACAATGAACTACATGTTAATCCAAACACCAATGGTAAAACAGAAGAAAGCGGACTTTCCTAGAGTGGACTTCTTCACGTCTTCTAGAAGTAAACATAATTCCAGCTGTCTGTGTTTGAGCTTCCTTATAAATATACCACaccctggatgactgacaatcTTCACACATTACAATGATGCCACGTCCAGACATGTAGTGTCTGTACCGTTTAaccccaaaataaaataaaacacagcaaattATGTCCCCTGGtttacacatgaaaaacaactgTGTAGGTTTATGTAACACAATCAAAAACCTTATACTAGCTTTTCTCCTCGCGTTTTTAAATTGGTCATATCCAGaatgcaacaaacacaaaccttccTGCTATAATCACAACTgtaaaacatttagaaatgtattaaatgtcaCTCATTCGCATGCCGAATACTCTACTAAATGTGCATGACTATAAACTCGTCTCACATTAAGCCATTTATTGTGTGTACGTGTAAGGAGTTGTGTTGAGATTTTAAATAGCAAGATTTCCGGATGGACTTCGCTACTCAGAGCAGAGAGCGCTCACCTTTCTTCGCCTTCTCCGCCTCGGGCACCGTCTCGAAGCCGAAGTGTGTACTTCTGTCTTCGGCCGCATCGGTAAAACCTCGGCAGGCCGGCGGAGCCCAGCGGCAGCCCGGCCGCGAACACACTCCAGCGGTGAAGGTGATGTTTCTGTCACAAAGACGAATCGCTCTCCGGACCAGCACTCTCATGGACGCGGCCATCTTGTCTGATTATACAATTATGCGACAGGATGTCGTCATTCACCTGCGacggattattattatttttttttttttccgtctagCACATCGActttatacattatttatatttatacagtgtattATCACACAGTAAAATCTAACCAAATAAAAAGCGACGTGTTGTACCGCAGCGGGACTTTgtctcatttaaatttaataaacattatttatcatttatcactgtcacaagaaggagaggaagacgTGAACTTTTACTATAACTAAACATTTGTAAAGGAGGCTTTATAGAactatatgtataatatattaaatattattggGTAAAAGTTAGCTTTTATGCCAGAAATATTGTGCTAGACTATGCATTTATCACTAAGTTAaaattaaatagataaataaataagctgcactaaatgaatatttggaaCATTCGTTATTTCTGTTGATCCTAtctaatataatattaattttatttatttaattaatatataatGTCGTCTAATGGCACCACTGCAGTACAAATGATATAAAGAATATAAGGTTCTTTATCTGACAttgtgtataaaaaatataaaacaccacACCAGCCTACATAATAGGTTGAGTAGCAGATGATCATTGACCTTCATTGACTGACATGGTGACTGACATGGTGCAATtccaaacaacacaaataatgtACAAAGCAGCTAATAGGTTAAGAAAAgattttgcatttctttaagAGTTGAGAGCTAAAACAATGTCCAAACAGTTCAAAGTAAAGTATAAAGAGGATATCTTTATAAGGTACAGGGATTAAATGGGAGGTGTGAAAGACAGCAGGTGATACAGGACGCTGCTATTATTGTTGAtgtctcatttttgtttcttttatgtctCATTGTTCTAAATATACTGTTTTATAACTAATACTATTTTATAACGCTTCTTCCCACTTTCCACTCACCGGTCATGAAAATGTGttaagttttgttgttgtttttactttgtgttgttgtcttaAGATTAtcgttgtttgtttgtttgttttctcatccaTTCATGCAAAAGCAACATCTTTATTTTGCCTGGATAATTCCTTTCGGGTTAAAACAGACTTTTGCCACAtgcagtaaaaagaaagaataaataaaacactcgGAAACAAACAACTACAGCTGTCCACGCAGTCTGATCAAATAATCGCGCAGACTGAAAGTTGTATGGACAGCTTTAAAAGCCAAAACTGTGATGTGAAACGCTTGCTTTgtccaaacaaacacatattccTGAGGAGCAATGTGGGGATTAGTTCAtgctcaaagacactttgaCAGGTGGCTCCGAGCACAGGCTGCACAACCGCTCAAAGAGATCCACGTTCATATTTGAGAGGTTGGAATAACTGAATTCACCGCATACTTTGCATGATTAATGACTTAATTATCCAACCGATTCTTGGTTATTCATCTAGTGCTCTAAATGCAGGGCTGGAATCTAGTCTAAATAAACAGCTTTCAGCATCATAAGCAACTATAATAGGCGGAAAATCTCAGACATTAAACAGGCCTACGCATGTGCTCCGAGACTAAGGCTGGGCGTATCGATACCATACCCAGTATCTGATCGATACCAGGACGAAGCTGCCGATACTTATgtcacagtttctcttctatacgtccagtaaattactcgtCACGGAGTTCATGCTGCTTCCCTCCAAGTCTTTGCGCTGCAgtagcttctccatctccacctgtaGCATAAGGTGGGATATGGACAGTGTTTGATACTCAAATCCTTTCATCACAGCAGCAACGCACAGCTGGAAccgatgctgttattgaaatgcgtcggtgcacggaagagaagacaattacacgggATCCAGACCCACTTCTttagtggaaaataaatgagccaacatttccctcttagcagtttttatatttatttttacattgttgcctatgtttacttatttgctcaactgactttgtTATTGACTTTATATTCCATTCTTGTTTTGTGGTtaacattgttatatttatccGTTTGTTGATGATTGTTCTCTTTCTTATTTCGCgctaattacattttttctaaaaacaattgtgtgtaaTAAAAGGGgaatcatttaaattttcatgCTGCTtaattgtttattattgtttatattttattattgtttgtatTGAAATGAGTTAatggaaacagatttatttgactCATATATTTACCAAGCTATttaatgatcatgacatttcaagtagaaaggggagaaaaaaaagtattggtaTCGATGTCGGTGATAGTAGTTCTGTATTTACTAGGTATCGacaccaaaattcccagtatcgcctcCCTCCTGACAACTTCAGCTGCATCGGGGTCACTGCCGATATTACAGAGCGAGGCGATCAAAACGGCCTGTAAACCTCTCTCACCGCGACCTTTCTCCTCATCCATCAGGGGATGGACTTCTCTCTTTATATGCCCAACTTCACTATCCCAAGTGCAGAAAGTGGCAGGTATTGTCCTCCATTCTTCTCACTTTCTCGTCCTTACAGTAACCAGACACTGCCGCCCATTGTCTCATTGTTGCCTTAATTACTGGGCGACTCGGGTTCACAGGGATCTGCTTACGCCGGTCTCTCCTCCTGAGCCTCTGCAGGCGGACGCTTTTCATGGGGACACAGAGGAGCGAAGATGAGGCTCGGTGTCTAGTTAAGGATTAATGTTCCAGCTGCACAATCGAGAGAGACAGACAATAAAGGCATTAATTTATCATCTTTAATCACGTTCACGATTGTTTGTGGCTAATAACGAATATCACATTACAGCCCGTCATTGCTGGGGGGACGCTTCAAACATCTTATCACCAGTAGAGGGAGTAAGAGGGTAAATTGTCATGTATAGGaatgtgtgggaaaaaaattaactcTTCTCCAAATAACATCAGCTTTTCCCTCCCCCTGATGTCCTGGTGCACAGGTGTTTTCTGCACAATTCTTCAGAAAATCACGACACTTCCAAAGAGGCTGCGTTACTGCAACCGCACTCTCATAGGAGCCAGGAGTTTTAATGAGTCCCAGCACAACCTGGCCAACAAATAGAGAGACTCGCATCGATTACCGCCCCAACAAAACCAGCGCGCACAACATTTCAGGGCCCGGCTGTGATGAAGGAAGCACAGACATACCTTTCATGAATTAAGAAATCATCACTGCAAACATTCAAAGTTTTCCAGCTCATTACACACGCccctgcatattttttttttgttttttttctctgccagTAGTGTTCCAGTAGTAAAGTGGGCCTCCCGCTGTTCCCTCTAAAATGTGCAGGTTGCATGCTTGACCTCACCCCAGAGGGGAGCCAATAGGTTACACATGGCACTCCGAATCCCTCCCTCAGCGTGTTTGTACATCTCCAAACAATCTGGGAGTCATTTCGCATATCTGATAAGTATTTAGCGTcatcgagaaaaaaaaaaaagatggtgcaGATGTTCCGCTGCTAACACTCCTGACGCCTGAATGCGTTTAAGGGAAATCAGCTTTACGGAATCACACTGCATCTTCTttgttttaacaaacaaaaggcttttaaatgGAACGAGGGATGATGGGATTAGCTTGATTCAATATGTGTGGCCTGTGTATAGCTcagaaaatgtagtttttaatagAGTTTActattcaaatacattttttctttgcGAAATGAAAGAGTAACGACAAACGCAGACTTAAGAAACATGcatacagtgtttattttgcaaccaggacacattaaataaaactacaaagatACTTCACTTATACAAAAGATAGATTATATCCCATTCAcatacaaaataacaataatttactgtataaattaacatttttcacTATTTTGCTATTTACAATTTcaagaaaacaatgttttaaCACCCTCGCGATGAGTTCCCGCAGGGCTCCTGGTGTTGTTTTCACGTCATCGAGCACTGCAGGACATTCAGCGACAACAACTACAGTTTGGGACGAGACAGTTTCCGCCACTCGGAAGACGGTGCGGAATTTTCCAATTGACTAGAGGACGGGACAGAAAATGGGAGTTTGCATAATTCACCAGGCTATCCAAACAAACATGCCCTTGTTAGATTTTAACTGTCAGATTTCGTTAGCTTGTGTTTGATTTGAACGTGCATTAATTTCCCATCGCTCTCACATCTCCGCTCCACGCATGGTCTGCTCTGAACATCGCAGACCCAGGGGCATGTGCTGTGCTGTTGTCTTGCAATAATTAACATGAGTTACAGTTGAGCAGACAGGCAGAATATAACACAAGGAGTCACAGTTTTACAAACTTCTGATTGGGGAAACAAACCCTCTTTGTTGTTTGGACGGGTCTCGAATTCCGTCCAacgcttgaaaaaaaaaattcaaatctTCGGACTCGCATGTCAAAAGTCGTGTCGTGTGTAAAATATAACCTTTTGTTTCAAGTGCTCAGGTTGCTGCACGAGTCAGTGAAAAGTGAAAGCAAAAGTGAATAAGTACTGGTTTCGAAGTAGTAAAGTGGAAGCGAATTTAAGTGCATTGAAGTCTGGACTGTATTTATTCATCCTGCCAGTGAGGAAAACATTCGGGATGACGCTCTGCAGAGACGTCCTCGAAACACGCAGGCCCCGCAACAGGAAAGGCCAATTACCATGCCGATGGCGCGCTAGAAGATTCTGACCTTTCACAAGTAGTTAAAATGTCACAGCGATGCACAGAAAACCGTTCCAGCTGCAAACCTGCTGTCAGCTCGTGGGCATTACCTCAGAGTGCTGTTGATAATATCCTCGTCTGGGTGTCCTGTTTCGCTTTCAACCTTTCGGCCTGAAATCTGTGTGACAAGAGTCTGTAGTGTCACGcagaatttaaacaatttaCTGTTGTCTAtgctgagcagaaacacattcTACCTTTGGGctgattaacaaaaaaaaaaaaaaaagggggacttAGTCAAATGCTttgcagagaaaaaacaaaatgaaagagcGGTCATAAATATCATTCCCACACTGAATTAcacaatatacaacaatattCACCCTCCCCTTGTAATCAAAAGACAACTTAATGCGAACAATATGTTCAGTAAATGTCCAAGACTACACATAAGAGCACACCAAGTAGAAACAAGCGTATCTTTTAAAGCCTCGTCTGAAGAGTTCGATCCCAAAAAGGACTACGTGTTCATTCTGGAAAATAAGATCATCTAATGTTCGtcatgtaacaaaaatataaaggaTCCCGCCTGGATTAGTTGGAactaagagttttttttttgtttttgttttttgtttttttacatttacagtccTATTTTTTGAAATGAAACTCTTCATATGTACATTGAGTGTAAAGGAGTGCAGACTTTTCGAGGGGGACCCCGTGTCTGCTTTGTGACAGAAACAGATGTGAGGAATCTGAGACAAGGGAAGAGGAGATCCTTAAGGCACTTGAACGCCATCAAACCGGAAAGACTCCCACCCACGGCCGAGCAGAAAAAGCCCTCAGATCTGCCCAGGCCTCTCTAAATGGCAGTTTGTCTGCAGGAAAAACTGCTCCACTCACACCCCCCTTTTACCCTCCAGTaaacgcttcttcttcttcttcttctttccaccCAAATCCATGAGCGCTAAGAGACTGAGTGGGCGAGCGTGCCCTCGTTCCCTGTGATCTTTCCGTTTTGCGGCGAGTGATTCATCCCTAATTTGCTGTGATATCTACCTTCCTCCGTGTCCTGTTTCCCTCTCCTCAGAAAAGCTAGTTGCCGTGTAAAggacgtcaaaaaaaaaaaagaacgaaacATAAGCACTTTGCATACAGCtttgaaaagacaaatacaTATACAACTCTTTGGATGGGAGGATTTTCTGTTCATCATCCGCATGAGGCAGTTAGTAGTAAGAGTTAAgcgtttgtgaatgtgtgtgaatgcatgtgtCCTCTTCTTCACTGTCCCCTCGGTGAAGGTTTGGTTACCACTGGAACTGGACAGGAGTTAGCCGTTGTGTAGCAGACGGCTGTGTCGTATTGTCACCGGTGATCCTGCAGTCTGGAGggttcgttttttgtttttttttgttttttggaggtATGCTGATTGGTGGGGACATCTGTGGTTAATGGAAATGGCTTCCCGCATGTTAAAAGTATCTCTGTtaaagctgcagctcttcctccaTCCAGTCTTTTGCTCTCCTCTCCAACACTGAGGTCACTGGAAGCCCTGCCTGTACTCCCCCCCCAAACCCTGCCTcacttccccttcccctcctctttgGTGCTGAGCAGGATGGGAGGGCTTTGCCACTTTGGACcgttcagcagcagcagcgtctctcagttagttgtcattagccACTCGTGTGTTGGCATGTTAGCGTAGCGCCTCATagagtttcattcattcatccgaGGGGCACCGGCATCTGACGGCCCCCCCC includes the following:
- the coq5 gene encoding 2-methoxy-6-polyprenyl-1,4-benzoquinol methylase, mitochondrial; its protein translation is MAASMRVLVRRAIRLCDRNITFTAGVCSRPGCRWAPPACRGFTDAAEDRSTHFGFETVPEAEKAKKVYKVFENVAQKYDVMNDAMSLGIHRLWKDTLLHVMHPQPGAQLLDVAGGTGDIAFRFLEYIQSQRERQKRRAARSSQTPSWQDISNGYTTEEEPRVSRAVVCDINKEMLKVGKQKADSVGISAGLSWVVGDAEELPFDDDQFDIYTIAFGIRNVTHIDQALQEALRVLKPGGRFMCLEFSKVTNPLLARLYDAYSFQMIPVLGEVIAGDWKSYQYLVESIRKFPDQEEFKHMIEETGFYSVQYYNLTGGVVALHSGFKL